In Emcibacter nanhaiensis, the sequence GCGCCGACGTGATGGCCACCGGCCATTATGTGCGACAAAGAGTCGAGGACGGCCGGGTAACGCTGGAACGGGCGGTGGACCGGAACCGCGACCAGAGCTATTTCCTGTTCGCCACCACCCAGGAGCAGCTGGATTTCATCCGCTTTCCCCTGGGCGGTATGGAAAAGGACGAGGTCAGGAAACTGGCGGCGAAATACGGCCTCGAAGTCGCGGCCAAGCCGGACAGCCAGGATATCTGTTTCGTGCCCGACGGCAGTTACGTCAGCGTCATTGAACGGCTGCGTCCCGGGGCCAGTGAGCCGGGCGAGATTGTCGATCTCGACGGCCGGGTGCTGGGTGAACACAAGGGCATCATTCATTATACCATCGGCCAGCGCCGCGGCATCGGCATCGGCGGCGGCGACCCGCTCTATGTGATCAAGCTCGATCCGGACAACGCCCGGGTCATTGTCGGGCCGAAGGAGGCGCTGGAAATCACCCGGCTCGAGCTCCGGGAAGTGAACTGGATCGGCGGCCGCGAGATCCCGGAAGAAGGCATCGAGGTCATGGCCAAGGTGCGCTCGACCCGCCCGCCGGTCAAAGCCCGGTTGTACCCGGTCCGGGACGGCGTCGCCCGCATCGACCTGCTGGTGCCGGAAAAGGGCGTGTCCGCCGGCCAGGCCTGCGTCTTTTATGACGGGGAGCGGGTGCTCGGCGGCGGCTGGATCAGGCGCGCGCTCGCCGACTGGGAACAGGATGCGGCCTGAGGCTCCTGTCGGGGCCAAAAAATGCCGATTTCGGGTAAAAAGATAATTGACTATAGGGCGGGCAGGTTATATACCCCTGCAAGTCCATTCGACCGGGGCGGAGTAGCTCAGCTGGTTAGAGCAGCGGAATCATAATCCGCGTGTCGGGGGTTCAAGTCCCTCCTCCGCTACCAAATTCCTGAAAAGTTTATTTTATTCCTTGCCAGGCTGGCCTGATGTTTCAGAGTGCCAGGGCGATCGCTTGCGTCTTTGGGGCAGGACCTTCCCGAATTTTATCGAAGTTTCTGGAAAACACGCGGATCGACAGCGGCGGCACCGAACAGGCCGCCGGCGAGGGCGCCGGCGATTCCGGGAGTAAATACGTCCTGACCGGCGAGATAGAGGCCGGGCACGGGCGTGTGGGCATCGAAGGCGTTTGACAACATGCGGCGCGGGCTTGTCTCGATGCCGTAAAAGCCGCCCTTCTCGTGGCCGGTAAACGCGGCGGTCGCGAGTGGCGTGCCGAGTTCGTGATAGGTAATCAGCGGGGCCAGGTCCGGGAATTTCTCAGTATAGAAGGCCAGCATCCTGGCCTCGATCTTCTCTTTGAACGCCTTCCAGTCCGCCGGGCGCGCCGCTGCTCCGCCGTCGGCAAATTCGGCGACCACCGACCAGTCGGTAAAGACCATCATTTCACCGCAGTACCGGTTTTCGGGGCCCGGGTCATGCGCCGGATCCTTCAGGGATTGGAAGGAGGTGAACATCATCTTGATCGGGTCATCATCGGCAGTGGACCAGACGCCGTCATTGGGGTCCCAGGATTCGTGGAACCAGTGATTGGCGCGCGTGGCGCCATGTTTGGCGATATCTCCCTCGAAGCCCAGATAAACCTCGAAATGGCAGACCGACGGCTTGAAACTTTCGATCTCGTGGGTCCAGTCCAGGGGACGGAGGTCTTCGGGCAGAAGCCGGTTTATCGTCTCGCCGACGCCGATAGCCGAGACGATTGCGGGGGCCCTGAATTCCTCCCCCGCACTTGTTCGTACGCCAACCGCCTTGCCGTCTTCGATCAGGATTTCGTTGACCGGGGTTGCCGCCCGGGCGCTGCCGCCGGCGTCTTCGATGACCGGAACCAGTGCCCTGGCGATGGAGCTGGCGCCGCCGACCGGATAGCCTGCGCCGTCGAGATAATGGCCGATGACGGTGGCGTGAACGGCGAAACTGGCCTCTTTCGGTCTTCCCCCGAAGGTGCCCCACTGGGCCGTGAGCACCGCAGCGAGTTTCGGGTCGGTGACGATCTCGCCGATGACCTCGGCGGTCGTCCGGCTGCACCAGCGCTCGATTCTGCGCTTGTTCCACCAGAGATGCATGGTGCGGAGCGGCTCGGGCATTGACCGCTCGCCGCCGACCATATGGGCCGCTTCTTCCGCCGACAGCAAGGCTTCGAAATAGGCGTCGATTTCGGCGGAACTGTCCGGAAACCAGTCCTTGAGTTCCATCTTGTAGGCTTCGGTCGGGCGCGCTACCGAAATTTCAAATCCCTCAGGGAAATGCAGTGTGTCATAGACGGTGCCGACAGAGTGAAACTCGATTGCGCCGCCGCTCAGCCAGTCCAGGATTCTACCGCCAAACTGATCATGTCTGAACATGCCGCAATAATGCAGCCCGACATCCCAGGAAAAGCCGTCGCGGGAAAAGGAATGGGTCAGGCCGCCAATCATCGGTGCCTGCTCAAGAAGCAGAACTTTGTGTTTGAAGCGGGACAGCGCGGCGGCAGTTGTCATGCCGCCCATGCCCGACCCGATTACAATGGCGTCGAATTCGCCTGCTGGGGATACGGTAGCCATGGCATAACTATATCAATTGCGGCTGTCATGACAATGACTCACATCAAGCCGGGGGCAGGCGAGCTTTGTCTTTCAAACAGAACAGTTCATCGTAATTCCTTTGTAATATGGGGTGAGATTGGGCACTGTGAGCAGACAAGCATGCTAAAAATGCGGGGATATAATATGAAGGTCTTGATTAAGTTTGTTTCCACAGCTTTGGTTTTGCTTGTGGGGAATGTACAGTCTGTCGCCGGGACTGTCGGGCAACAGGTCGTCCAAGAGGCCGGCGCGCAAAAATCATACGCAATGCCCAGAACACAGGTAGTGCCTGTCCCGGATACAAAGGCGGACAGACAGTATGAGTTGTACGTAAAGTTGCCAGAGGACTACCAGAAAAATACCGACCTGAAATATCCGGTGATTTATACCACAGACGCCATCTGGCACATGGATATGTTGTCCGGCGCCACGGACTATCTGATGCCAGATGTTATTTTGGTTGGCATATCCTGGCAAAAGGACCTGGACGGTGAAGTGGCGTATGCCAGCAGATTCCGGGACTATTCGCTAGAGAAAGTCGCAGGATCAAAGACCCCGAGAGGCGAAGCCGCAAATCACCTGTCGTTCATTCGTGACGATGTTATCAAATATGTGGAAGACAATTATCGCGCGGACCCCGGGGAACGGACCTATTTCGGCTATTCTCTGGGCGGCGTATTTGGCGCCTACGTTTTGTTGGCAGAGCCGGAGACCTTCAAGCATTATATTCTCGGCAGCCCTGCCCTTGGCCCGCGCAGTGCCAAATATCTTGATGCGCTTGAAGGTAAAATGGCGCCCCGGCAAAAGGAATTTAACGCAAATGTTTTTCTGTCCATCGGCGAACTGGAAAAATCCCAGATGGAGGTGACGAAAGACCTTGTGTCGGTGCTCCAGCGCAGAAGCCAGGCCGGTCTCACGCTAACCGGGCTGGAGGTCATGGAAGATTCTGACCACGGCACTGCATTTCCTGTGACTGTAATACGCAGCATAAAATGGTTGTCACAGCAGAGCAGTGAGTAATTTCCTGCGCATGAAGAAAGGTAGTTTAATGAAGCGTTTTTCCGCGACTGTTGCCCTGTTTTTCACATCTTTCATCGTGAGTGGCAATAGTCACGCCCAGGATGAATCTCCGGTGCTCGAAGGGCCCTATCTCGGGCAGGAGCCGCCGGGCCTGACCGCAAAATCCTTTGCCCCCGGCATTGTGAATACAAAAGAATGGGGAGACGCCGGTGGTTTCTCTCAGGATATGAGGGAATTTTATGTTAGCCGGTGGCGGCATTCTCGTGACGTAAAAGAGCCAGAGTCTGTCATTTTCAAAAAAGTGGGGAATGAATGGCACAAGGTAGCGATGCCGGCTGAAGAGCGTAAACTTTTCCAGTCGCCAGACGGTAATACCTTGCATTATGGCGCTAAATATAGGGAGCGCTCGGCAGACGGCTGGTCAGAAATGAAAAGCCTTGGCCCTGCTTTTGAAGAAATTCAAATTATGACCTTGAAGGCGTCGGCCAAAGGTACGCTGGTTCTGGACGAGAGGGGCACCAGGGAAGGCGACAGCATACTTCGCTATTCACGGCTCATTGACGGCAAGCGCGAAGACCCGAAACCATTTCCCAAGGAGATTAATACCGGTAAGTGGAACGCCCATCCGTTCATCGCTCCAGACGAGAGCTACATTATGTGGGACGGCGAAAGAGAGAGCGGATTTGGAAAAAATGACATCTATATCAGTTTCCGCCAGAAAGATGGCTCCTGGGGGGACGCGATTAACCTCGGCGATAAAGTAAACACCGAAGCCGAAGAAGGTGGCCCAAGGGTGACACCTGACGGGAAACATCTGTTCTTCAACAGAATGGTGCCGAAAGCAGGCGGCGACGGGGAACGTCAGTCCGACTTGTTCTGGATTGATGCTCAAATCATCGAGGACCTCAGGCCCACACAATAAACACTAATTTAGTCTCAGAGAGGGGGACATTTATGATTCCTACTTCTATTTCAACAGCTCTGCTGTTTTACGCGATGCTAATGGGCGGTACCAGTTATGCAGGGGATAAAGCGCCAGTGACTGAAGGCCCGTATCTCGGGCAGGAGCCGCCCGGCCTGACGCCTGAGGCCTTTGCGCCCGGCATTGTGTCGACAGAGCATTGGGAATATGGCGGGGCCTTCACGCCCGATCTGAAGGAATTCTACCTTCTCAGGAGCGGCGGCAAATACGAAGCCGCAACGTTTGTTGTTTATCGCAATGAAAATAACCGCTGGCGCGAGACCGTTGTCTCGCCCTGGGCCGGTCAGCCAGTCATCTCTCCCGACGGCAGGACCATGCATCTGGGGCGGCGCTATAAGGAGCGCACCGAAAGCGGCTGGTCGGAGGTGAAAAATCTGAAAGCCCCCTTTAAAGACCTGCTGATCATGCGCCTTTCGGCGTCTGCCAACGGCACCTATTATTTTGATACCTATGATAAAGAGAAACCGGACTTCCCCATTCGCTATTCACGCCTGATCGATGGGAAATATGAAGAGCCAAAAGTATTGGGCAAGGAAATCAATACCGGAACAAACCTCAACCATCCCTTTATTGCGCCTGATGAATCCTATCTGATATGGGATGCGGTCCGGGAAGGCGGGCAGGGTTCTTCAGACCTTTATATCAGTTTCCGCCAGCCGGATGGCTCCTGGGGAGAGGCCGTTAACCTGGGCGACAAGATCAACACCGGTGCCTGGGAAGCGTCTGCGAGCGTGACGCCGGATGGAAAATATCTTTTCTTCAGCAGGAATATGGGTTCGGACAAGTATGAAAATGTCGATATCTTCTGGGTCGATGCCCAGATTATTGAGGAGCTCCGGCCCAAAGATTAAACCTGAGCAGAAATCACTGTCATGGACCGGAGGACAGAGATTGGACTTAGTTCAACAAGGGGCTTCCACGGAGATAGTCTTTCTGAATCATATGAATTTCATTCACTAGCGGGCGGGTGCCATTCTCGGCCATAGCGGCCGTCCACTGGCTGCCGACACTGTGGGGGCAGAGTTTATCATGCTGCCAGGTGTAAAAAGTCCGCATATATGTTGAAGCTGGATCCTGCTCTGCAACCAACAAAAAGCGCCTTTCATTTTGCCCGGTAAGGTGCCTGGAAATCCGGGGGCATTCAATTAGAATAGATGAGTGTTGATCACCCAGTATGAAAAATGATATCAGATTTAATAATAAATTTTGCAGAATGATACGGCCGGGTAGGCTCCAGTTATATTGACACTGAACTTTGGGTCGCGGTGACGACAAATTATAAGTGGAGAAGGCCATATTGACGGTGGTTGTCTTGCTTCGTTGAGGGTGGAATATGGAAGGTTATAGTTTCCTGGAACATAGTTACATTGAATGGCTCACAAGTCGTATCGACAGCGGCTTCTTCAAGAAAAAAGGGGAAAGGTCGAGGGAGCGCCTTAAGCTTGCCGCCGCGCGGAA encodes:
- the mnmA gene encoding tRNA 2-thiouridine(34) synthase MnmA codes for the protein MNTVSDTYLPGAASLADAPVNSQVNSPVNSLGVAKPVSETRVVVAMSGGVDSSVVAALLKEEGYDVIGITLQLYDHGVAVQKKGACCAGQDIHDARRVAEAIDIPHYVLDYESRFKDSVMEEFADSYIRGETPIPCVRCNQEVKFKDLLDTARDLGADVMATGHYVRQRVEDGRVTLERAVDRNRDQSYFLFATTQEQLDFIRFPLGGMEKDEVRKLAAKYGLEVAAKPDSQDICFVPDGSYVSVIERLRPGASEPGEIVDLDGRVLGEHKGIIHYTIGQRRGIGIGGGDPLYVIKLDPDNARVIVGPKEALEITRLELREVNWIGGREIPEEGIEVMAKVRSTRPPVKARLYPVRDGVARIDLLVPEKGVSAGQACVFYDGERVLGGGWIRRALADWEQDAA
- a CDS encoding phytoene desaturase family protein, coding for MATVSPAGEFDAIVIGSGMGGMTTAAALSRFKHKVLLLEQAPMIGGLTHSFSRDGFSWDVGLHYCGMFRHDQFGGRILDWLSGGAIEFHSVGTVYDTLHFPEGFEISVARPTEAYKMELKDWFPDSSAEIDAYFEALLSAEEAAHMVGGERSMPEPLRTMHLWWNKRRIERWCSRTTAEVIGEIVTDPKLAAVLTAQWGTFGGRPKEASFAVHATVIGHYLDGAGYPVGGASSIARALVPVIEDAGGSARAATPVNEILIEDGKAVGVRTSAGEEFRAPAIVSAIGVGETINRLLPEDLRPLDWTHEIESFKPSVCHFEVYLGFEGDIAKHGATRANHWFHESWDPNDGVWSTADDDPIKMMFTSFQSLKDPAHDPGPENRYCGEMMVFTDWSVVAEFADGGAAARPADWKAFKEKIEARMLAFYTEKFPDLAPLITYHELGTPLATAAFTGHEKGGFYGIETSPRRMLSNAFDAHTPVPGLYLAGQDVFTPGIAGALAGGLFGAAAVDPRVFQKLR
- a CDS encoding alpha/beta hydrolase, which encodes MTHIKPGAGELCLSNRTVHRNSFVIWGEIGHCEQTSMLKMRGYNMKVLIKFVSTALVLLVGNVQSVAGTVGQQVVQEAGAQKSYAMPRTQVVPVPDTKADRQYELYVKLPEDYQKNTDLKYPVIYTTDAIWHMDMLSGATDYLMPDVILVGISWQKDLDGEVAYASRFRDYSLEKVAGSKTPRGEAANHLSFIRDDVIKYVEDNYRADPGERTYFGYSLGGVFGAYVLLAEPETFKHYILGSPALGPRSAKYLDALEGKMAPRQKEFNANVFLSIGELEKSQMEVTKDLVSVLQRRSQAGLTLTGLEVMEDSDHGTAFPVTVIRSIKWLSQQSSE
- a CDS encoding PD40 domain-containing protein, translated to MKRFSATVALFFTSFIVSGNSHAQDESPVLEGPYLGQEPPGLTAKSFAPGIVNTKEWGDAGGFSQDMREFYVSRWRHSRDVKEPESVIFKKVGNEWHKVAMPAEERKLFQSPDGNTLHYGAKYRERSADGWSEMKSLGPAFEEIQIMTLKASAKGTLVLDERGTREGDSILRYSRLIDGKREDPKPFPKEINTGKWNAHPFIAPDESYIMWDGERESGFGKNDIYISFRQKDGSWGDAINLGDKVNTEAEEGGPRVTPDGKHLFFNRMVPKAGGDGERQSDLFWIDAQIIEDLRPTQ